The Patescibacteria group bacterium DNA segment ATGTTTTAGAAGGACAAGAAGTAAAATCCGGAATGTTGCTGGCACAACTTAATTCTCAAGATGCGCAGAAAGCCGTGCGTGATGCACAAGACAGTTTACGGTCAGCTAAAATTAGTTTGGAAAAACTACAAAAACCGGCAACGGCATTATCTATCACTCAGGCTGAAAATGCTTTAGCCAGCGCCGAAAAGACTAAAGAAAATGCCAACAAAGATTTAGTCAAAGCCTACGAGGACGGGTTTAATACTGTAGCCAATGCTTTTATAGATTTTCCTACGGTTATTTCTGGTTTGGACGAGGTATTGTATGGTTTTGATTTTACGCCCAATCAAAATAATCTAAATTATTATGCCGATAGCGTTAAACAGTATAACGAAGGCGTATTCGTCTATCGTGACAATGCCGATGCTGCTTATAAAAAAGCTCGAGCGGCTTACGATAAAAACTTTGACGACTACAAGTTAGTCAATAGATATTCCGACTCTCTTACTATCGAAACCATAATTAATGAGACGTATGAAACAGCTAAAATTATTTCTGACGCGGTAAAAAACGCTAATAATTTAATTCAATATTACGAAGACAGGTTGACTGAAAGAAACCTGACTCCGAGCGCGACAGCCGATACTGATTTAACCACTCTCAATTCTTACATCGGAGAAATAAATTCTCATTTAACCAGCCTCCTTTCAACTAAGCAAACTATTCAAAGTGATAAAGATACTATTATTACTTCTGATCGTACGATAAAGGAAAAAACAGAGTCTCTGGCCAGTGTTAAAGCTGGAACTGATGAGCTCGATATTGAAGCACAACAAATCAGTATTAAACAAAAAGAAAACGCTCTACTCGACGCTCGTGAGCAGTATGCCAATTATGCTATTTATGCGCCATTTGATGGTTCTATTGCTGCTATTAATATTAAAAAGGGTGATACAGTGTCAGCCAGTACTGCCGCGATTACAATGATTAGCAAACAACAAATAGCCGAGATGTCTCTTAACGAAGTCGATGCCGCTAAAGTGAAGGTTGGTCAAAAAGCCACTATGACTTTTGACGCAGTGGAGGATCTGAGTATTACCGGACAGGTGGTCCAAGTAGATACTTTAGGTACTGTTTCTAGCGGTGTCGTAACTTATACGGTAAAAATAAACTTTGATACTCAGTCGGATAAGATTAAGCCGGGTATGACGGTTTCCGCTTCGATTATTGTTGATTCAAAACAGGATGTCTTGACGGTTCCCAGCAGCGCAATCAAAACTAACAATGATGTTTCTTATGTTGAAGTGCCAAATGAAGATATGAGCGGCAATGAAAGCGCTACAACTACCGGAGTAACCTTGGTAACCGCTCCTAGCAGACAGACGGTAGAAGTGGGGATTACGGATGATTCCACAACCGAAATTATTAGTGGTTTGAATGAGGGAGATATGATTGT contains these protein-coding regions:
- a CDS encoding efflux RND transporter periplasmic adaptor subunit, with the protein product MLQKIYKWIFSHKIIVAVVVIIIVVGGYYWYGLSGKSSQTSYVLTTVQKGTIVTAVSGSGQVSVSSQVDLSFKASDDVVSVNVLEGQEVKSGMLLAQLNSQDAQKAVRDAQDSLRSAKISLEKLQKPATALSITQAENALASAEKTKENANKDLVKAYEDGFNTVANAFIDFPTVISGLDEVLYGFDFTPNQNNLNYYADSVKQYNEGVFVYRDNADAAYKKARAAYDKNFDDYKLVNRYSDSLTIETIINETYETAKIISDAVKNANNLIQYYEDRLTERNLTPSATADTDLTTLNSYIGEINSHLTSLLSTKQTIQSDKDTIITSDRTIKEKTESLASVKAGTDELDIEAQQISIKQKENALLDAREQYANYAIYAPFDGSIAAINIKKGDTVSASTAAITMISKQQIAEMSLNEVDAAKVKVGQKATMTFDAVEDLSITGQVVQVDTLGTVSSGVVTYTVKINFDTQSDKIKPGMTVSASIIVDSKQDVLTVPSSAIKTNNDVSYVEVPNEDMSGNESATTTGVTLVTAPSRQTVEVGITDDSTTEIISGLNEGDMIVLKTVVTTSSDKKTSSGTSLFQFGGPSSGGRSSSSTSTSTKKATSTTGGVSNAGGMPPM